Proteins found in one Chaetodon auriga isolate fChaAug3 chromosome 12, fChaAug3.hap1, whole genome shotgun sequence genomic segment:
- the LOC143329644 gene encoding spindlin-Z-like, giving the protein MSKKRGRKRSSGELSESSASTLSPDPDNLLGRRIQHTWREKGNVTKWKGTVLERLTVNSSLYMVKYDGFDCVYGIELFKDNRVSNLQVLSEKVVNNKIKVPPGAEELVGRAVEHLFEKEDGEKNEWRGMVLSRAPIMTHWYYITYEKDPVLYMYQLWDDYKDGDLRVLPESENKHLLPADRKPGEEPESLVGKQVEYVTDNGLKRTGLVIYQVPAKPTVYYIKYDDDVHIHVYDLVKTT; this is encoded by the exons ATGTCAAAGAAACGGGGCAG GAAGCGTAGCAGTGGAGAGCTGAGTGAGAGCTCGGCATCGACCCTGAGCCCAGACCCTGACAACCTGCTGGGCCGCAGGATTCAGCACACCTGGAGGGAGAAGGGCAATGTGACCAAGTGGAAAGGCACCGTTTTGGAGCGCCTCACTGTAAACAGCTCCCTCTACATGGTCAAATATGACGGCTTTGACTGCGTTTACGGCATCGAGCTCTTCAAAGACAACCGGGTGTCCAACCTGCAGGTGTTGTCCGAGAAAGTCG TGAACAATAAGATCAAGGTGCCTCCTGGGGCGGAGGAGCTGGTGGGCCGAGCTGTGGAGCATCTGTTCGAGAAGGAGGACGGTGAGAAAAACGAGTGGCGAGGCATGGTGCTGTCCCGAGCCCCCATCATGACCCACTGGTATTACATCACCTACGAGAAGGACCCTGTGCTGTACATGTACCAGCTGTGGGATGACTACAAGGACGGAGACCTACGCGTCCTGCCTGAATCGG AGAACAAACACCTGCTGCCGGCAGACAGGAAGCCGGGCGAGGAGCCAGAGAGCCTCGTGGGTAAACAGGTGGAGTACGTCACAGATAACGGTCTAAAGAGGACGGGCCTGGTCATCTACCAGGTCCCAGCCAAGCCCACGGTGTACTACATCAAATATGACGATGATGTCCACATCCACGTCTACGATTTGGTGAAGACCACCTAG